One Trichormus variabilis 0441 genomic window, GGTAAATCCCATTCCAAGGCGCGCCGATTGTTCAATTCTGTCAAAGAATCAGCTAAAGCGATCGCTGATAAGATATGGTTTTTCTGGAGCAAATCGCGGTACTTCTGCGCTTTACGCAAACCAACTGTTAATTGACCCAATATCAGATTGTGAGTTGCCGTTACTTCCGTCGGCAGTTGCCAAATATAAGCATCTGCACCTTGGTGAAGTGCTGTGGCAGTCATCTCAAACTCCCATTCCCAGCCGTTTTGACTTCGCTGTGCTAGTTGTTGAGGACGATCTTCCACGAGAATACAGTGTATACACGATAGCTGAGTTTGTTCTTTCAACCAGCTGCACAATTCTACACTACCCTTGAGGCTTGCCTGCACAAATATGACATCAGGTGACGCAGTTTGGATCTGCGATGCGGCCTGATGAAAATCCGTAATCACTACTAACTTATCAGTAGCTCTCTTATGGATCTGATCGGGAAGTTTTGTGAGAAAGTCATAACTTCCAAAGACCAGAATTGTCATAGTCATGGCTGTATTTTTTGCCTTTTTTCTAGCTAAGAATTACTGATATTCTGCCGATTCATGAATATATTGTCTCTGGAAACAAGAGACCTTTACATATACTGATATAGTCTTAACTCTAAATATAATATTACCTAGTAATTTTAATGTCATCTTAATACATTACTTAAGATAGATGAAAATCATATAAAGATAGACTATTGTTACTAATCTCTAGTTTTTATATTTTATTTTTTAAACAGTGAAAATACTGAAAATTTTATATTATAGCCATATAATCACTGTATTTACTCAGGTATTTAGAGCTTAAAAATATTAACCGGATCATGGTTTTTAAATTTCTTGTTTAGGATCTAGGATTTTTTTATAGTTCATTAATCAATAATTATAAATATTTTATATTTCCAGAAAATAAGTATAGATAACTACTCGAAATGACTATACTTTATGCTATCCACCGGATTTTCCTATGTGATTATACTTAATTGATAGGTCTTATTGAGGTATTTACTCAAATATATATCACTTAGCTATGTAAGTGTATCTACTCTGTAACAAAATATTTTTTGAGAATAATTTGTGAAATAGCTCTTTAAAAAAGACTATTTCCCGTAGAATTTAGCAATTATTAATAATATCCTTTGCAAGGGAACACAAAACATTAAATATTACTTTTACCTAATCCTAATATTAAGGGGGTATTTGCTATTACAATCAATAGATACAAACATGAAAGCAAACATTACCTAAATGCAGTGATATCAACTTTATATCTTGGTAAGAATATGATAATTATTGATAACCCTCTATACTATAACCAGTAGCCACAATTACTTGTTTAATAGACTCATCAGAAGCTTTAGAGTCTACAGTGACTGTTTTATCCTGAACATCTACCTTTACTAGAGCATCTGGTTCCATCACATGAATAGATTCAGTAATTTTAACTGCACAACTATCACAGGCAATATCAGGAACTTTAAGTTTTAGAGACATGACTGACCTCGGTACGTACTTTGAATTCAACTTATCTAAGTGAATTGTCAATATTCATCTGACTAAAGATATAGGATTCATACTGGATTTCTGAAATATATGTAGGGTGGGCATTGCCCATTAAAACCTTGAGAGGGTGGGCATTGCCTAAAAATAGGTAGTTGAAGAAATACATACATAGAAATACAGAAAAATTGCGGAGGTGAGCCTACCTACAAAAGCCACTGGCAGCAAAAGCAAACAAAATGCAAAAATATATAAAGCTACTTATGAAAATACACTTAGTAGACCCAAGTCCCAAGGCTGCTGACTCTTAACATAGTTGTCCTACCTTGAGGCATACTTTTTATGTATTGGGAACTGGGATAAAAGAATTAGTACTAATACCTAATCCCCAATCCCCAATCCCTAGTCCCCCATTAAACTACTTTTTCCTTTCCTCCCATGTCTTCAAACCCGCAGCACCTGAGTGGTAACGAAATTCGCACCCGATTCCTCGACTTCTATGCCCAAAGGGGACACCAAATTTTGGCTAGTGCTTCCCTTGTGCCGGAAGATCCAACCGTGCTGCTGACGATCGCGGGGATGCTACCATTTAAGCCGATATTCCTGGGGCAGCGCACACCAGAATTTAAACGGGCGACAACTTCGCAAAAGTGCATCCGTACTAACGACATCGAGAATGTGGGACGCACCAAACGGCATCAAACCTTTTTTGAAATGCTGGGTAACTTCAGCTTTGGTGACTACTTTAAAGAACAAGCGATCGCCTGGGGTTGGGAAATCTCCACAGAAGTTTTTGGCTTACCCAAAGAACGCCTAGTAGTCAGCGTTTTTGAGGAAGATGATGAAGCCTACGTAATTTGGCGCGATCAAATTGGTGTAACGGAAGCCAGAATTAAGCGCATGGGTGCAGATGATAACTTTTGGGTATCTGGCCCCACTGGCCCCTGTGGCCCTTGTTCAGAAATTTATTACGACTTCCACCCAGAACGGGGGGATGAAAATATTGATTTAGAAGATGACACCCGGTTTATCGAGTTTTATAACTTGGTATTCATGCAATACAATCGGGATGCGTCGGGTAATTTAACACCACTGCAAAACAAAAACATTGATACCGGGATGGGTTTGGAGAGAATCACCCAAATCCTGCAACAAGTACCGAATAATTACGAAACTGACTTAATTTTCCCGATTATCGAGACAGCAGCCAAAATTGCTGGCATTGACTACCACAGCAGCGATGAGACTACCAAAGTTTCCCTGAAGGTGATTGGTGATCATGTCCGTTCCGTTGTCCACATGATTGCTGATGAAATTCGCGCCTCCAATGTGGGGCGGGGTTATGTGTTGCGGCGATTAATTCGGCGGGTGGTGCGTCATGGACGATTGATTGGGATTAGCGGGGAGTTTATTAACCAAGTAGCCGAAAGAGCGATCGCTCTTTCCGAATCAGCATACCCCAATGTTCGCAAACGGGAAACCGTCATCAAAGCAGAACTAGAACGGGAAGAAGCTAATTTCCTCAAAACCCTTGATAGAGGGGAAAAACTCCTAGAGGAAATTATCCAACAGGTGAAGAAGCAAGGACAAACAATTATTAGTGGTGAAAGTGCTTTCACTCTTTACGATACCTACGGCTTCCCCCTGGAACTAACTCAAGAAATCGCCGAAGAAAACAACCTCACCGTTGATGAGGACGACTTTAATGTCGAGATGCAGAAACAAGTGGAACGCGCTAAAGCAGCCCACGAAACCATCGATTTAACTGTGCAAGGTTCCCTCGACAAATTAGCAGAACATATCCACGCTACCGAGTTCATCGGTTATAGCCAAGCAACAGCAACAGCAAAAGTAGAAGTTTTGTTAGTAGATGGTGTTGTTCAAGAAGAAGCAGAAGCAGGAACCGAAGTACAGATTGTCCTTGACAAAACGCCATTCTATGCTGAATCTGGGGGACAAATAGGCGATCGCGGTTATATCTCCGGTGATGGGATCGTTGTTCAGGTGGAAGATGTCAAAAAAGAATCTGATTTCTTCGTACATTTCGGACGCATCGAACGGGGAACCCTGCGCGTAGGTGATAGCGTCACCGCCCAAATTGACCGCGCTGGTCGTCGTCGCGCCCAAGCGAACCATACCGCCACCCATCTATTACAAGCAGCCTTAAAGACCATTGTTGATGGTGGCATATCGCAAGCCGGTTCTCTCGTCTCTTTCGACAGATTGCGCTTTGACTTCAACTCTCCCCGTGGGTTGACAGCAGAGGAAATTCAACAAGTTGAAGAACAGATTAACACCTGGATTGCTGAAGCCCACTCCGCCAAAATCGAAGTATTACCCCTAGCTGAGGCGAAAGCCAGAGGTGCGGTAGCCATGTTTGGGGAAAAATACGGTGATGAAGTCCGAGTCATAGATTTCCCCGGCGTATCGATGGAACTATGCGGTGGTACGCACGTAAGTAATACCGCAGAGATCGGCGTATTTAAGATTATTTCTGAAGCTGGTGTTGCTTCCGGAGTGCGGCGGATTGAAGCTGTGTCTGGACTAGCTGTACTGGATTACTTGAATGTGCGGGATAAAGTAGTTAAAGACTTAAGCGATCGCTTTAAAGTCAAACCCGAAGAACTACCAGAGAGAATCACCACTCTGCAAAATGAACTGAGAACCACAGAAAAGCAACTAGAAACCCTCAAGGGACAACTAGCGATCGCCAAATCCGACAGCCTACTACAAACAGCAGACACTCTTGGCGACCATAAAATCATAGTTGCCCAATTGGAAGGCGTAGACCCAGAATCCTTGAAAAGTGCAGCCGAACGCCTACTACAAAAAATCGGTAACGGCGCTGTGGTGTTGGGTTCCGTTCCCGAAGCCGACAAAGTTAGCTTAGTTGCAGCCTTCAGCCCAGAAGTCAACAAAAAAGGACTACAGGCCGGTAAATTCATTGGTGCGATCGCCAAAATTTGCGGCGGTGGCGGCGGCGGTAGACCAAACCTCGCCCAAGCCGGCGGACGCGATGCCAGTAAACTACCAACCGCCTTGGAACAAGCCCAGAGTGAGTTAAAATCGGCGTTAGGTTAGGACGTGAGAAATTAAGTTGTGGGGGTGTACTCACAAAATCGCTCCCATAACCCACGGAGAAAAACTACAGGCTTTTTTAGTTGTGAAAGACACTCAATTGTCTTGTTGCAATTTTGTACTTGAGCATCATTTCTCATGACTTAACTTGAGTTCGACGGAACCTAACCCCAACCCCTTCCCTACAAGGGAAGGCTGCTCAAAATCTATAACTGAGTACAAATAATGAAGGTTTTAAGCCTCTCCCCGACGCGGGGAGAGGTTTGGAGAGGGGTTCTTCCCAATTTATCGAACTCACGTTAACTTAATATTGAATGCTTAACTTATTTCTTCGATTGGATCTTCTGGCGGAGGATGGCGGTTAACTACTTTGTCAGCCGCACGAATATTCACAATTCTTTCTCGGTTTAAATTTAGCGCCGCTATTGTTGCTTTGCCAGTCGGTGTTAACCCATTAATTTTTAGTTTATCGGCAGACCAAATAAAATGCT contains:
- a CDS encoding GGDEF domain-containing protein; the protein is MTMTILVFGSYDFLTKLPDQIHKRATDKLVVITDFHQAASQIQTASPDVIFVQASLKGSVELCSWLKEQTQLSCIHCILVEDRPQQLAQRSQNGWEWEFEMTATALHQGADAYIWQLPTEVTATHNLILGQLTVGLRKAQKYRDLLQKNHILSAIALADSLTELNNRRALEWDLPRQITKARNQNLPLSLVILDVDYFKKVNDQYGHLIGDRLLQLLCTRLRHNLRSQDTAFRYGGEEFVVILAHTTGEEAMIVAERLNRIVGEQQFSINSKLMISVTISLGVACLGTDDDEQGNSLLDRADQCLLAAKASGRNQVIGEHRLSKLSSLKAVS
- the alaS gene encoding alanine--tRNA ligase, translating into MSSNPQHLSGNEIRTRFLDFYAQRGHQILASASLVPEDPTVLLTIAGMLPFKPIFLGQRTPEFKRATTSQKCIRTNDIENVGRTKRHQTFFEMLGNFSFGDYFKEQAIAWGWEISTEVFGLPKERLVVSVFEEDDEAYVIWRDQIGVTEARIKRMGADDNFWVSGPTGPCGPCSEIYYDFHPERGDENIDLEDDTRFIEFYNLVFMQYNRDASGNLTPLQNKNIDTGMGLERITQILQQVPNNYETDLIFPIIETAAKIAGIDYHSSDETTKVSLKVIGDHVRSVVHMIADEIRASNVGRGYVLRRLIRRVVRHGRLIGISGEFINQVAERAIALSESAYPNVRKRETVIKAELEREEANFLKTLDRGEKLLEEIIQQVKKQGQTIISGESAFTLYDTYGFPLELTQEIAEENNLTVDEDDFNVEMQKQVERAKAAHETIDLTVQGSLDKLAEHIHATEFIGYSQATATAKVEVLLVDGVVQEEAEAGTEVQIVLDKTPFYAESGGQIGDRGYISGDGIVVQVEDVKKESDFFVHFGRIERGTLRVGDSVTAQIDRAGRRRAQANHTATHLLQAALKTIVDGGISQAGSLVSFDRLRFDFNSPRGLTAEEIQQVEEQINTWIAEAHSAKIEVLPLAEAKARGAVAMFGEKYGDEVRVIDFPGVSMELCGGTHVSNTAEIGVFKIISEAGVASGVRRIEAVSGLAVLDYLNVRDKVVKDLSDRFKVKPEELPERITTLQNELRTTEKQLETLKGQLAIAKSDSLLQTADTLGDHKIIVAQLEGVDPESLKSAAERLLQKIGNGAVVLGSVPEADKVSLVAAFSPEVNKKGLQAGKFIGAIAKICGGGGGGRPNLAQAGGRDASKLPTALEQAQSELKSALG
- a CDS encoding heavy-metal-associated domain-containing protein, which translates into the protein MSLKLKVPDIACDSCAVKITESIHVMEPDALVKVDVQDKTVTVDSKASDESIKQVIVATGYSIEGYQ